A DNA window from Pseudomonadota bacterium contains the following coding sequences:
- the ndhC gene encoding NADH-quinone oxidoreductase subunit A, which translates to MVNYIPVLVMMLVGIGFGVFAVVVSSILGPHRRFKVKRETYECGMPTEGTTYVQVPIKYYVVALLFLVFDLECVFMYPWAVHYRKLGLFGFVEMLVFMVILFICYIYVWKKGALEWE; encoded by the coding sequence CTGGTTAATTATATTCCTGTTCTGGTGATGATGCTGGTAGGTATTGGTTTCGGCGTCTTTGCTGTGGTAGTTTCAAGTATTTTGGGACCGCATCGCCGTTTTAAGGTGAAGCGGGAAACGTATGAATGCGGGATGCCCACTGAGGGAACTACCTACGTTCAGGTTCCGATCAAGTATTATGTTGTAGCTTTGTTGTTCCTGGTTTTCGACCTTGAGTGTGTGTTTATGTATCCGTGGGCAGTGCATTATCGAAAACTGGGTCTCTTCGGTTTTGTCGAGATGCTGGTCTTCATGGTGATTCTATTTATCTGTTATATCTATGTCTGGAAAAAGGGAGCGTTGGAATGGGAGTAG
- a CDS encoding NADH-quinone oxidoreductase subunit C, translating to MENVKILERIKAEFPEAVIADQDCCGDLQVTLSQDAFIEVMQFLHDDEQLAFDLLIDILAIDNSARRRKPPRFEVVYVMISMDSFDRLLVKLPVAEDEDVPTVAGIWQAADWAEREVFDMMGIRFAGHPDLRRILMWDDFEGYPQRKDFPLEGKDFDETWDPDTIEVL from the coding sequence ATGGAAAACGTGAAAATACTGGAACGGATCAAAGCTGAATTTCCGGAAGCAGTCATCGCTGACCAGGATTGTTGTGGTGATCTGCAGGTAACCTTAAGTCAGGATGCTTTTATCGAGGTCATGCAGTTTTTGCATGATGATGAACAGCTGGCTTTCGACCTGCTGATCGACATCCTGGCTATTGACAATTCAGCGCGCCGCCGTAAGCCGCCGCGCTTTGAGGTTGTCTATGTAATGATTTCCATGGACAGTTTTGACCGCTTGCTGGTCAAACTGCCGGTCGCTGAAGACGAAGATGTTCCCACGGTTGCCGGTATCTGGCAGGCTGCCGACTGGGCCGAGCGTGAAGTTTTTGATATGATGGGCATCCGATTTGCCGGCCATCCTGATCTGCGGCGCATTTTGATGTGGGATGACTTTGAAGGATACCCACAGCGCAAAGACTTTCCTTTGGAAGGTAAAGACTTTGATGAAACTTGGGATCCCGATACCATAGAAGTCCTGTAA
- the nuoD gene encoding NADH dehydrogenase (quinone) subunit D, which translates to MAEGKLMTLNMGPHHPSTHGVLRIVLELDGEIIVKATPYVGQLHRGIEKIAENMNYQQVITLTDRLDYTAASLNNFGYCLAVEKLLGIEVPKRAQYIRVIMGELSRLAAHQIWVGTHALDLGAMTLVFYGFRDREMIYDIIEEASGYRLTPTFLRVGGLANDITPDFIKGVREFVKWFPTALAGYHTLLTDNIIWRKRTMDIGTVSAEDAANFGFTGPSLRGSGVPYDIRKAKPHSSYEDFDFQVPVGDKGDVYDRYLVRMEEMAQSLKIVDQAIENLPEGPVNVDNPWVTNPSLDVVKDDISALIRRFKIQCEGPHDQKGEVYQSVEGSKGELGFYIVGDGNENPYRMKIRSPAFVLISALSKILPGHFFSDAVGIVGSIDIVLGEVDR; encoded by the coding sequence ATGGCTGAAGGCAAATTAATGACCCTCAACATGGGGCCGCACCATCCATCCACTCACGGGGTGCTCCGCATCGTTTTGGAGCTGGACGGTGAGATCATCGTCAAGGCAACACCGTATGTCGGTCAGTTGCATCGCGGGATTGAGAAGATTGCTGAAAATATGAATTATCAGCAGGTCATTACCCTCACCGATCGCCTTGATTACACGGCGGCCTCCCTGAATAACTTCGGGTATTGTCTGGCGGTTGAAAAACTGTTGGGAATTGAAGTTCCCAAGCGGGCCCAGTATATCCGGGTGATCATGGGCGAGTTGTCCAGGCTTGCTGCCCACCAGATCTGGGTTGGTACTCATGCCCTGGATCTTGGGGCGATGACGCTGGTATTCTACGGTTTCCGTGATCGGGAAATGATTTATGATATTATCGAAGAGGCTTCAGGTTATCGTTTGACCCCCACCTTCCTGCGGGTTGGCGGCCTGGCCAATGATATTACGCCTGATTTTATCAAAGGTGTGCGCGAGTTTGTTAAGTGGTTTCCAACTGCGCTGGCAGGTTATCACACCCTGTTGACCGATAATATCATCTGGCGCAAGCGGACTATGGATATTGGGACAGTGTCGGCAGAGGATGCGGCAAACTTTGGTTTTACCGGACCAAGTCTGCGTGGTTCAGGGGTTCCCTATGACATCCGCAAGGCAAAGCCCCATAGCAGCTATGAAGATTTTGATTTTCAGGTACCGGTGGGTGATAAGGGGGATGTGTACGATCGTTACCTGGTGCGGATGGAAGAGATGGCTCAATCGTTGAAGATTGTTGACCAGGCGATTGAAAACCTCCCCGAGGGGCCGGTGAATGTTGATAACCCGTGGGTAACTAATCCAAGTCTGGATGTGGTTAAGGATGATATAAGCGCTCTGATCCGTCGGTTTAAGATTCAATGTGAGGGGCCACATGACCAGAAAGGTGAAGTTTATCAATCGGTTGAAGGTTCCAAAGGAGAGTTGGGATTTTATATAGTTGGGGATGGCAATGAAAATCCGTACCGGATGAAAATTCGTTCTCCGGCTTTCGTCCTTATCAGTGCTTTGTCAAAGATTCTTCCCGGGCACTTTTTTTCCGATGCAGTCGGTATTGTCGGCAGCATAGACATTGTTCTGGGAGAGGTCGACCGCTAA
- a CDS encoding FAD-dependent oxidoreductase produces MMAEILFSSWGGEVVDNRSKEPQEYETASKVSLPEYFQQNEEIKALIGWYGIVLRTSEVNIVDLCRSYMEAIQEKSCGKCFLCRIGTKVIADTLGRMCRGKGRQADLEILARLAESISESSKCNIGQSGPLPLRHALKYFADDFASAANGEAAIPAGIYRSKLTAPCIDACPIHLDIPTYVECIKEGKFQQSLDVIRERLPLPGVVGRVCVRPCEEHCRRTNLDEPISIKFLKRFVSDYELEKNKEPHYLVEAAEKTGSVAIVGAGPSGVTCAYHLVRKGHQVTIYEKLGEPGGMSAVGIPDYRLPRHILRGEVEQVQKLGVTIHYDTQVGKDIKLSQLEADNDAVFIAHGAHLSAAMRVEGENEGYQGFITGVKYLLDINSGVDPYPDGKKVVVVGGGNVAIDCVRCSFRVNKPDVNLVYRRTRNEMPADEVEIHDAEEEKVTFHYLTQPIKVIAEKGKVVGLECIKMELGEPDESGRRRPVPVEGSEFVIDCDIVVPAIGQSIDLSMLEGVDNVETTRWNTIVVNEFTKQTENPKIFCAGDCQTSPGALITACAGGRTAAFNIDKFINAQSLETAEDDYFDKLFEAVKVYDPDEDIGFLGGRARYQLEMLSPDTRKWTFDEVEKGFSPQEAMAEADRCLRCYRVATIAVTEAAS; encoded by the coding sequence ATGATGGCAGAGATACTTTTCAGCTCCTGGGGGGGCGAAGTTGTTGATAATCGCAGCAAGGAACCCCAGGAATATGAGACTGCGAGCAAGGTTTCATTGCCGGAATATTTTCAGCAGAATGAAGAGATTAAGGCCCTGATAGGCTGGTATGGCATTGTTCTGCGAACTTCCGAGGTTAATATCGTCGATCTTTGCCGTTCCTATATGGAGGCAATCCAGGAAAAATCCTGTGGTAAATGTTTTTTATGCCGCATTGGTACCAAGGTCATTGCCGATACCCTGGGGAGGATGTGCCGCGGCAAGGGGCGGCAGGCAGATCTGGAAATTCTCGCCAGGCTGGCGGAATCAATCAGTGAGTCTTCCAAGTGTAATATAGGTCAGTCAGGACCTCTTCCCCTTCGTCATGCTCTTAAGTATTTTGCCGATGATTTTGCTTCGGCGGCCAATGGAGAAGCAGCCATTCCCGCGGGAATCTACCGGTCAAAACTGACCGCGCCCTGCATTGATGCCTGTCCGATCCATCTGGATATCCCAACCTATGTTGAGTGTATTAAAGAAGGTAAGTTTCAGCAGTCACTGGATGTGATCCGTGAACGGCTGCCTCTGCCTGGAGTGGTTGGCCGGGTCTGTGTGCGCCCCTGTGAGGAACACTGTCGGCGGACGAACCTGGATGAGCCCATTTCGATTAAATTCCTCAAGCGTTTTGTTTCTGATTACGAGTTGGAAAAAAACAAAGAGCCGCATTATTTGGTTGAAGCGGCGGAAAAAACCGGTTCAGTGGCTATCGTTGGTGCCGGCCCCTCCGGGGTTACCTGTGCCTACCACCTTGTCCGTAAGGGACACCAGGTTACCATTTACGAAAAGTTGGGAGAGCCTGGCGGCATGTCAGCCGTCGGAATCCCTGACTACCGGTTGCCGCGTCATATACTGCGTGGAGAGGTGGAACAGGTTCAGAAGCTGGGCGTTACCATTCATTATGACACTCAAGTAGGCAAAGATATAAAGCTGTCTCAGCTTGAGGCTGACAATGATGCAGTTTTCATCGCCCATGGCGCTCACCTGAGTGCCGCCATGCGGGTTGAAGGCGAAAATGAGGGCTATCAAGGTTTTATTACCGGGGTGAAATACCTGCTTGATATCAATTCCGGTGTTGATCCCTATCCGGATGGGAAAAAAGTGGTGGTGGTTGGTGGTGGAAATGTGGCCATTGACTGTGTTCGCTGTTCATTTAGGGTCAATAAGCCAGATGTTAATCTGGTATATCGGCGGACCAGGAATGAAATGCCGGCCGATGAAGTTGAGATTCATGATGCTGAAGAAGAAAAGGTGACTTTTCATTATCTCACTCAGCCCATCAAGGTTATTGCCGAAAAAGGCAAGGTGGTGGGGTTGGAATGTATTAAGATGGAGCTGGGTGAACCGGATGAGAGCGGCCGTCGCCGGCCGGTCCCGGTGGAAGGCTCTGAGTTTGTCATTGATTGTGATATTGTTGTTCCAGCCATTGGGCAGTCCATCGACCTTTCGATGCTAGAAGGGGTTGATAATGTGGAAACTACCCGTTGGAATACTATTGTGGTCAATGAGTTTACCAAACAGACGGAAAATCCCAAGATTTTCTGTGCCGGTGACTGTCAGACATCTCCGGGAGCTCTGATTACTGCCTGTGCCGGTGGCCGGACAGCAGCCTTTAATATTGATAAATTTATTAATGCTCAGTCCTTGGAAACCGCTGAAGATGATTATTTTGATAAACTGTTTGAGGCGGTCAAAGTCTATGACCCGGACGAGGATATCGGTTTTCTCGGCGGCAGGGCCCGCTATCAGCTGGAAATGCTGTCTCCGGATACCCGGAAGTGGACTTTTGATGAGGTGGAAAAAGGATTTTCACCCCAGGAGGCCATGGCTGAAGCAGATCGCTGTCTCAGGTGTTACCGGGTTGCCACTATTGCGGTAACCGAGGCAGCGTCATAA
- the fdhF gene encoding formate dehydrogenase subunit alpha produces the protein MSMVTLTIDGKEVKVPQGTTILAAARTAGIRIPTLCYHGRLDPIGSCRMCVVEIEGIAHPMAACTTPVEEGIAVTSNSDRIQRIREDSLKLILVNHPLDCPICDKGGECLLQDLVYEFGIDKVEYQAPKPTRESVYATPLIRYWPDRCVMCLRCVTACREIKGIGAIEIKGEGYGSQVVVIDAEKCQSCGECLSVCPTGALTENLSRFKGRPWLVERVPTTCTYCGCGCQLELNVQNNRVIGVTTQEGKGVNLGSLCVKGRFGYEFIGSDERLTTPLIKKDGEFKEASWEEALTLVAERFGAIKEEFGPDAIGGLSSARCTNEENYLFQKFMRGVIGTNNVDHCARLUHSSTVAGLAATFGSGAMTNPIKDVLKAKAILAIGTNTTENHPIFANYVKEAVLKRGAKLIVADPRRIGLVDYAAIWLRHRPGTDVALINGLMHIIHQKELHEKEHVDSCTVGFEEFATNLEKYTPEYVSEITGVSVEDLEAAAVIYAESSPASILYAMGITQHTSGTDNVKTLGNLAMLCGNIGVVGGGVNPLRGQNNVQGACDLGALPNVFTGYQKVANEEIRQKFAKAWGLEELSAVPGLQVTQMFPAAEAGTLKGMYIMGENPLVSDPDLQHIEKAVKKLDFMVVQDIFLTETAQLADVVLPGVSFAEKDGAFTNSERKVQRVRKAIEPMEEAREDGWIICQLATAMGYSMEYVDARTVMDEIRKLTPSYAGISYERLEKKAIAWPCPAEDHPGTPILHVGEYACGKGVFFPIEFRPPAENPDAEYPFILSTGRVLQHFHTGTMTRKGEGLSQLYPEPLAEVNPADAEKLGVEDGDFVTIASRRGDIKIKAWLTDRPAPGVVFVPFHFGETAVNLLTNAALCPDAGIPEYKVCAVQVEKAS, from the coding sequence ATAAGCATGGTCACGTTAACGATTGACGGCAAAGAAGTGAAGGTTCCGCAAGGAACGACGATTCTTGCGGCTGCAAGGACCGCCGGCATTCGCATCCCGACGCTTTGCTACCATGGACGTTTGGATCCCATCGGTTCATGCCGGATGTGCGTCGTGGAAATTGAGGGTATTGCCCATCCGATGGCTGCCTGTACCACTCCGGTAGAGGAAGGTATTGCGGTAACCAGCAATTCAGACCGGATTCAACGGATTCGGGAGGATTCCCTGAAACTGATTCTGGTGAATCATCCCCTTGATTGTCCGATTTGTGACAAGGGTGGGGAGTGCCTGCTGCAGGATCTGGTGTATGAGTTTGGCATCGACAAGGTTGAATACCAGGCCCCGAAGCCGACAAGAGAATCAGTGTATGCCACCCCTCTAATTCGCTACTGGCCTGACCGTTGTGTCATGTGCCTGCGTTGCGTCACTGCCTGTCGGGAGATCAAGGGTATTGGTGCTATTGAGATCAAAGGTGAGGGCTACGGTTCCCAGGTGGTAGTGATTGACGCGGAGAAATGTCAGTCATGTGGTGAGTGTCTGAGTGTTTGTCCCACCGGCGCTTTGACCGAAAATCTCAGTCGTTTCAAGGGACGTCCCTGGTTGGTTGAACGGGTGCCGACCACCTGTACTTACTGTGGTTGTGGCTGCCAGCTGGAACTCAATGTCCAGAATAATCGGGTTATCGGGGTGACCACCCAGGAGGGTAAAGGAGTTAACTTGGGTAGCCTTTGTGTTAAAGGCCGTTTTGGTTATGAATTTATCGGCAGTGATGAACGGTTAACTACGCCGTTGATCAAAAAAGATGGCGAGTTTAAGGAAGCCAGCTGGGAAGAAGCCTTAACGCTGGTCGCTGAACGCTTTGGGGCCATCAAGGAAGAATTCGGTCCCGATGCCATCGGCGGCCTTTCTTCAGCCCGTTGTACCAATGAGGAAAACTATCTCTTCCAGAAATTCATGCGCGGGGTCATCGGCACCAATAATGTTGACCATTGCGCCCGTCTCTGACACTCCTCGACGGTGGCCGGACTGGCCGCCACGTTCGGTAGCGGAGCAATGACCAACCCGATTAAGGATGTGTTGAAGGCGAAAGCTATTCTGGCTATTGGCACCAATACCACCGAAAATCATCCTATTTTTGCCAATTACGTCAAGGAAGCAGTGTTGAAACGGGGGGCGAAACTGATTGTTGCCGACCCGCGACGCATAGGCCTGGTTGATTATGCCGCCATCTGGCTGCGGCATCGTCCGGGAACTGATGTGGCCTTGATCAATGGTCTCATGCATATTATTCACCAGAAGGAATTGCATGAGAAAGAGCATGTCGACTCCTGTACGGTGGGATTCGAAGAATTTGCCACCAACCTGGAAAAGTATACCCCGGAATATGTCTCGGAGATTACCGGAGTTTCGGTTGAAGATTTGGAAGCCGCAGCCGTGATATATGCCGAATCATCACCTGCTTCCATCCTCTACGCCATGGGGATCACCCAGCACACCAGTGGTACTGATAATGTAAAAACCCTGGGTAATCTGGCCATGCTCTGCGGTAATATCGGGGTTGTCGGTGGCGGGGTTAATCCTTTAAGGGGTCAGAATAACGTTCAGGGAGCCTGTGATCTGGGGGCTTTGCCCAATGTCTTTACCGGTTATCAGAAAGTGGCAAACGAAGAAATACGGCAGAAATTTGCCAAGGCCTGGGGTCTGGAAGAGCTTTCCGCTGTTCCGGGGTTGCAGGTAACCCAGATGTTTCCAGCTGCTGAAGCAGGCACCTTGAAGGGTATGTACATCATGGGTGAAAATCCTCTGGTCAGCGATCCTGATCTGCAACACATCGAAAAGGCGGTCAAAAAACTTGACTTTATGGTGGTGCAGGACATTTTTCTTACCGAGACTGCCCAGTTGGCTGATGTGGTGCTGCCTGGGGTTTCCTTTGCTGAAAAAGATGGTGCTTTTACCAATTCCGAACGTAAGGTTCAACGGGTCCGTAAGGCCATCGAGCCGATGGAAGAGGCACGGGAAGATGGTTGGATTATCTGTCAGCTGGCTACCGCCATGGGTTATTCAATGGAGTATGTAGATGCCCGGACGGTGATGGATGAAATCCGCAAATTGACTCCCAGCTATGCCGGCATCAGCTACGAGCGGCTGGAGAAAAAGGCCATTGCCTGGCCTTGTCCGGCGGAAGATCATCCAGGAACCCCCATTCTTCATGTGGGTGAATATGCCTGTGGTAAAGGAGTTTTCTTTCCGATTGAATTCCGCCCGCCGGCTGAAAATCCTGATGCCGAATATCCCTTTATTCTCAGTACCGGTAGGGTATTGCAGCATTTCCATACCGGTACCATGACCCGTAAGGGCGAGGGATTGAGCCAGCTCTATCCTGAGCCGCTGGCAGAAGTAAATCCTGCTGATGCGGAAAAACTTGGGGTTGAGGATGGTGATTTTGTCACGATTGCTTCCCGCAGAGGGGATATTAAAATAAAAGCCTGGTTGACGGACCGACCGGCCCCCGGGGTGGTGTTTGTTCCTTTCCATTTCGGTGAAACGGCGGTTAACCTGTTGACCAATGCTGCCCTTTGTCCTGACGCCGGGATTCCTGAATATAAAGTGTGTGCCGTCCAAGTGGAGAAGGCATCCTAA
- the nuoH gene encoding NADH-quinone oxidoreductase subunit NuoH: MIEFTIILLIKTLVVFGVSMLIVAYSTWIERKVLGLVQLRHGPMRVGWHGLLQPLADGVKGFMKEEVIPDNADKPVFIIAPIISIGAALTLLVIIPFGDTVTIMGREITLYLTDLDIGILFVLGISTIGSYGCMLGGWSSGNKYGMMGALRAGAQMISYELPMALAVISVVMVCGTLSLVGIVESQAGLWNIIKQPFAFFLFIICGLAEINRTPFDMPEAEAELACGFNVEYSSMKFALFFMAEYCHMFIFATLVTTLFLGGWQGPLLPGPVWFFIKTFAVVFFCVWERSTFPRYRYDQVMELGWKVLIPAGLVNIVLTGLWMLIFNI, from the coding sequence ATGATTGAATTTACCATCATCCTGCTCATAAAAACCCTGGTGGTTTTTGGGGTGAGTATGTTGATTGTGGCCTATTCCACCTGGATTGAGCGCAAGGTTCTCGGCTTGGTGCAGCTTCGCCACGGACCCATGCGGGTGGGCTGGCATGGCCTTTTACAGCCATTGGCTGACGGGGTCAAAGGGTTTATGAAGGAAGAAGTGATTCCTGACAATGCTGATAAGCCGGTCTTTATTATTGCCCCGATTATCAGCATCGGGGCCGCACTGACCCTGCTGGTAATAATACCATTTGGTGATACCGTAACTATCATGGGTCGTGAAATAACGCTCTATCTGACTGATCTTGATATCGGCATTCTCTTTGTCCTGGGTATTTCCACCATTGGTTCCTATGGCTGTATGCTGGGCGGCTGGTCATCCGGCAACAAGTATGGAATGATGGGGGCTTTACGCGCTGGAGCACAGATGATCAGTTATGAATTACCCATGGCCCTGGCCGTGATCAGTGTGGTCATGGTCTGCGGGACGTTGAGCCTGGTGGGTATTGTTGAAAGCCAGGCCGGGTTGTGGAATATTATTAAACAGCCGTTCGCTTTTTTTCTCTTTATCATCTGCGGTCTGGCTGAGATCAATCGGACTCCGTTTGATATGCCGGAGGCTGAAGCCGAACTGGCCTGTGGCTTTAATGTGGAATACAGCAGCATGAAATTCGCCCTGTTTTTCATGGCTGAATACTGTCATATGTTCATTTTTGCGACCCTGGTGACCACCCTCTTCCTCGGTGGCTGGCAGGGCCCATTGCTGCCTGGCCCGGTATGGTTCTTTATCAAGACCTTTGCGGTTGTCTTCTTTTGTGTCTGGGAACGTTCCACTTTTCCCCGCTACCGTTACGATCAGGTGATGGAACTGGGTTGGAAAGTATTGATACCGGCCGGCCTGGTGAATATTGTCCTTACCGGTTTATGGATGCTGATTTTTAATATTTGA
- a CDS encoding NADH-quinone oxidoreductase subunit I, whose translation MEKKDYVINVSERRPEKGNYLVPLFKGLAYTLKNYFSKSVTIQYPTERRKIGDRWRGLHRLKVDDQGKLKCVACGLCAKICPPQAITIVPYEEEGETRYPKEFIIDEIRCIFCGFCQEACPKDAIELTKVYDYVDYHREDFKFDIEKLKTPERFIFTGK comes from the coding sequence ATGGAAAAGAAAGATTATGTAATCAACGTCAGTGAGAGGCGGCCCGAGAAAGGGAACTATCTTGTGCCGTTGTTCAAGGGGCTGGCCTATACCCTGAAGAATTATTTTTCCAAATCCGTAACGATCCAGTATCCGACGGAACGCCGAAAGATTGGGGATCGCTGGCGAGGTCTGCACCGGCTGAAAGTTGATGACCAGGGCAAACTGAAATGCGTGGCCTGTGGGCTGTGTGCCAAGATATGTCCTCCCCAGGCAATTACCATAGTTCCTTATGAGGAAGAGGGTGAAACCCGCTATCCCAAAGAATTTATCATTGATGAAATTCGCTGCATATTCTGCGGATTCTGCCAGGAAGCCTGTCCAAAGGACGCCATCGAATTGACTAAGGTATATGATTACGTTGATTATCATCGTGAGGATTTTAAGTTCGACATTGAAAAGTTGAAAACGCCGGAACGGTTTATTTTTACCGGGAAATAA